The Gemmatimonadaceae bacterium sequence GACGTTCGACTGCATCACCGCCGATGGAGTCTTTCTTCGGTGGCGTGATCATGCCGGGCGTACGGTCGTCGGCCGAGACGTTGACGCGCCGCACATCGAACTGCCGGCGACCGAACCCGGGCCGCCGAGACAAGTGATTGGGAAACGGACCGAGGAATGCATCCGAGCCGGTGTGTTGTTCGAGCGGCGGACGCCATTGACGGCATCGTGCGGCGCATCAAAGCCGAATGGCCACGCCCGGGACGCCGCTCGTGGTCGCCACGGGCGGACTGGCGGATGTCCTCCAGCCGTACTGCCGGGAATTCGATCGCGTCGAGCCGTTCCTGACACTCGTCGGTCTGCGCATGGCGCACGAACCGCTGACGGCGTAATGACGGACCGAGCCGGGCTGAATCGTGGTGCTCATTTCGGGGGATCGGCCAAAAGGCATGGCCGCAGCCAATTCGGCTCATCTCGTGCGCGATCGCCATACGCGACACGCCGTTTCGGCGTACGGCTGAGTCTGTAAGCCGTTAAATTTCAATCACTTATGCAATGTTTTGCGACCGAGATGCGGCTTGACGTCGCCTTCTGGCCGTTTAGCATTCACTCGTTAGCACTCAACTATCGCGAGTGCTAACATCGAGCAAGTAACTCGTTCGATCCCTGACACATACGCAGGAGACCAGGACTCATGGCAACTAAGAGTGCCGCGAAAGTAGCGCCGCCGCCGATCGCGTCGTCGCCAAGCCGCCCGAAGAAACCGAGTGATGCGTGTGGGCTGT is a genomic window containing:
- a CDS encoding type III pantothenate kinase, translated to MINTLAASRLFARDTICVDLGTATTFDCITADGVFLRWRDHAGRTVVGRDVDAPHIELPATEPGPPRQVIGKRTEECIRAGVLFERRTPLTASCGASKPNGHARDAARGRHGRTGGCPPAVLPGIRSRRAVPDTRRSAHGARTADGVMTDRAGLNRGAHFGGSAKRHGRSQFGSSRARSPYATRRFGVRLSL